The following coding sequences are from one Molothrus aeneus isolate 106 chromosome Z, BPBGC_Maene_1.0, whole genome shotgun sequence window:
- the LOC136569047 gene encoding cyclin-dependent kinase 4 inhibitor B-like has product MEGSPRSDGDRLCSAAARGDHEEVRRLLQVGVDPNGTNRFGRTPLQVMMLGSPRVAELLLRHGADPNRPDPRTGCLPVHDAARAGFLETLAALHRAGARLDLPDGRGRLPLDVAAGGPHGAVGRYLRDPLPLPGAGGAVEKAAR; this is encoded by the exons ATGGAGGGGTCCCCCCGGAGCGACGGCGACCGCCTGtgcagcgccgccgcccgcggggACCACGAAGAGGTGAGGAGGCTGCTGCAAGTAGGCGTGGATCCCAACGGGACCAACCGCTTTGGGAGAACCCCGCTCCAG GTGATGATGCTGGGCAGCCCGCGGGTGGCCGAGCTGCTGCTGCGGCACGGAGCCGACCCCAACCGCCCCGACCCGCGCACCGGCTGCCTCCCGGTGCACGACGCGGCCCGCGCCGGCTTTCTGGAGACGCTGGCGGCGCTGCACCGGGCCGGGGCGCGCCTCGACCTCCCCGACGGCCGCGGCCGCCTGCCCCTCGACGTGGCAGCCGGGGGCCCGCACGGAGCGGTGGGGCGGTACCTGCGCGACCCTCTGCCCCTGCCGGGAGCCGGGGGGGCCGTCGAGAAGGCTGCGCGCTGA